The following are encoded in a window of Methanobrevibacter ruminantium M1 genomic DNA:
- the cobK gene encoding precorrin-6A reductase codes for MHKIVLFGGTTEGRLLTEFLSQNKVPSIVCVATEYGEKVLDYEPPVIVQPKRLKPGPMRKLFQEEQTEFVFDATHPYATEISKHIKEACDEMGIEYIRVLRESIEIEGTTKVSSMDDLIDYLNQTEGLIFSSMGAKEAEALTALENFPERVYLRMLPSPEGIGHCLDLGYPMKNLCGMQGPFSKEFNMAQFKEIGADILVTKESGNVGGFLEKTDAAKECGMEVVVLSRLLNEEGISVEEAKDAIMSKCLRR; via the coding sequence ATGCACAAGATTGTTTTGTTTGGAGGAACTACAGAAGGACGTTTATTGACTGAATTCCTATCTCAAAATAAGGTTCCATCCATTGTCTGTGTTGCCACTGAATATGGGGAGAAAGTCTTGGATTATGAGCCCCCAGTCATAGTTCAGCCTAAAAGATTAAAGCCTGGCCCTATGAGAAAGCTATTTCAAGAGGAGCAGACCGAGTTTGTCTTTGATGCTACACATCCTTATGCAACTGAAATAAGCAAGCACATCAAGGAAGCCTGTGATGAAATGGGCATTGAATACATCCGAGTATTGCGAGAATCCATTGAGATTGAAGGTACCACTAAAGTTTCCAGCATGGATGATTTGATTGATTATTTAAACCAAACTGAAGGTTTGATATTTTCATCTATGGGAGCTAAGGAGGCTGAAGCTTTAACCGCTCTAGAGAATTTCCCTGAAAGGGTCTATTTGCGAATGTTGCCTTCTCCCGAAGGGATTGGCCATTGCCTAGATTTGGGATATCCTATGAAAAACCTTTGCGGAATGCAGGGTCCATTTTCAAAGGAATTTAATATGGCTCAATTTAAGGAAATTGGTGCAGACATACTAGTTACTAAGGAATCAGGCAATGTTGGAGGATTTTTGGAAAAAACCGATGCAGCTAAGGAATGTGGTATGGAAGTAGTTGTTTTAAGCAGATTGCTTAATGAAGAAGGCATTAGCGTTGAAGAGGCTAAAGATGCCATAATGAGTAAATGCTTAAGGCGTTAG
- the cobJ gene encoding precorrin-3B C(17)-methyltransferase, translated as MKCVSVVGIGPGNELYLSIAAKETLEDSDLIVGYKKYVELVEEYLPEKEYLYTGMTKEVDRCKMALEKASEGNCVSVVCSGDAGVYGMAGLVYELSVDYPDVEIDIVPGISAVLSGSAVLGAPIGHDFAVISLSDLLTPWELIEKRLALAGEGDFCICLYNPSSHKRKDYLKKACEILLKHKKEDTVCGYVRNIGREGEEYHILSLKELKDTEVDMFTTVFIGNANTKVIDNKMVTPRGYKGV; from the coding sequence ATGAAATGTGTGTCTGTTGTAGGTATTGGTCCTGGAAATGAGTTGTATCTTAGCATTGCAGCTAAGGAAACTCTTGAAGATTCAGACTTAATTGTAGGCTATAAGAAATATGTGGAGCTAGTAGAAGAATATTTGCCTGAAAAGGAGTATCTCTACACTGGAATGACAAAGGAAGTAGATAGATGTAAAATGGCTTTGGAAAAAGCATCTGAAGGCAATTGCGTATCTGTGGTCTGCAGTGGGGATGCTGGAGTATATGGTATGGCAGGATTGGTTTATGAATTGTCTGTAGATTATCCTGATGTTGAAATTGACATTGTTCCAGGCATAAGTGCTGTCTTAAGTGGTTCTGCAGTTTTAGGAGCTCCAATAGGACATGATTTTGCAGTAATCAGTTTATCAGATCTCTTAACTCCATGGGAATTGATTGAAAAGCGCTTGGCCTTGGCTGGAGAAGGAGATTTCTGCATTTGCCTTTACAATCCTTCAAGCCATAAGAGAAAGGATTATCTTAAAAAGGCCTGTGAAATATTATTAAAACATAAAAAGGAAGACACTGTATGTGGTTATGTCAGAAACATTGGAAGAGAAGGTGAAGAATATCATATATTAAGTCTTAAAGAACTTAAAGACACTGAAGTTGACATGTTCACTACAGTCTTCATCGGAAATGCAAATACAAAGGTAATTGACAATAAGATGGTAACTCCAAGGGGATACAAGGGAGTATAG
- a CDS encoding cobalt-precorrin 5A hydrolase: protein MKISIIGFTDNGMEIAYKLSNSLSEDNNISFTRCGKGELSIWTEEHFSDSDALIFIGAIGIALRAIAPYIKTKTKDPAVVVVDELGQFSIPILSGHIGGANELALQIADILNAIPVITTATDINNLFAIDTWAKSQGLKILNPECIKLVSSKLLKGETIHIKSDYPIQGNLPKKVQINDLEDSNSDYDVIISHNDYSYMENKDILLLIPSIITIGIGCRKDISFDNIERSVLNILDKENYHILSLNAIASIDKKANEKGILEFARKYNLPFNTYSAEELNSLEGDFTKSEFVKSVVEVDNVCERSAVIESNGNLIRRKDTCDGAGVTVALAMINPILSWD from the coding sequence ATGAAGATATCAATCATTGGATTTACAGATAATGGCATGGAAATAGCCTATAAATTATCAAATTCCCTATCAGAGGATAATAATATAAGTTTCACTAGATGTGGAAAAGGAGAGTTATCTATTTGGACAGAAGAACATTTTTCAGATAGTGATGCTCTTATATTTATAGGTGCGATAGGAATAGCCTTAAGGGCAATTGCTCCTTACATTAAGACCAAAACAAAGGATCCTGCCGTTGTTGTAGTGGATGAATTGGGACAATTCTCCATACCTATTCTATCAGGGCATATTGGTGGAGCCAATGAATTGGCACTTCAGATAGCAGATATATTAAATGCAATTCCAGTCATTACAACTGCAACTGATATAAATAATCTATTTGCAATAGATACTTGGGCAAAAAGCCAAGGATTGAAGATTTTAAATCCAGAATGCATTAAACTGGTTTCATCCAAATTGCTGAAGGGGGAAACAATTCATATAAAATCTGATTATCCTATTCAGGGAAACTTGCCCAAGAAGGTCCAAATCAATGATTTAGAAGATTCTAATAGTGATTATGATGTCATAATCAGCCATAATGATTATAGTTATATGGAGAATAAGGATATATTGTTATTAATACCTTCAATAATTACAATAGGTATTGGCTGTAGAAAGGATATAAGTTTTGATAACATTGAAAGATCCGTTTTAAATATATTGGATAAGGAGAATTATCATATACTGTCTTTAAATGCAATTGCAAGCATTGATAAGAAGGCTAATGAAAAGGGAATATTGGAATTTGCAAGGAAATACAATCTGCCATTCAATACTTATAGTGCTGAAGAGCTGAACAGTCTTGAAGGAGATTTCACAAAGTCAGAATTTGTAAAAAGCGTTGTGGAAGTGGATAATGTCTGTGAACGTTCCGCAGTCATAGAAAGCAATGGAAACTTGATTAGAAGAAAGGACACTTGTGATGGTGCGGGAGTGACTGTTGCTTTGGCAATGATTAATCCTATTCTTTCATGGGATTGA
- the cobM gene encoding precorrin-4 C(11)-methyltransferase — MIHFVGAGSGAVDLITVRGANLLKEADVIIYAGSLVNPDLLNYAKDSCEIYDSAKMTLDEVLDVMFEAEKENKMTVRLHTGDSSIYGAIREQMDRLDEVEIDYDVCPGVSSFCGAAASLKAEYTLPDVSQSVIITRMAGRTPVPEKESIASFAEHGATMVIFLSTGLLKDLSKELVKGRYTEDTPAAIVYKATWPDEKIMHCTVGTLYETAKENNVTKTALIIVGDVLDSEYSLSRLYADDFSTEFRQAKK, encoded by the coding sequence ATGATTCATTTTGTAGGTGCAGGAAGCGGTGCTGTTGATTTAATAACTGTAAGGGGAGCTAATCTCTTAAAAGAAGCAGATGTAATAATCTATGCAGGTTCATTAGTCAATCCGGACTTATTGAATTACGCTAAAGACTCCTGTGAAATTTATGACAGTGCTAAAATGACTTTAGATGAAGTATTAGATGTTATGTTTGAGGCCGAAAAGGAAAATAAGATGACAGTTCGTTTACACACTGGCGACTCCAGTATTTATGGAGCTATCCGTGAGCAGATGGACCGTTTGGATGAGGTGGAAATTGATTATGATGTTTGTCCTGGAGTCTCAAGCTTTTGCGGTGCTGCAGCATCTTTAAAGGCAGAATATACCCTGCCTGATGTAAGCCAAAGTGTGATAATCACTCGTATGGCAGGAAGGACTCCGGTTCCCGAAAAGGAAAGCATTGCATCATTTGCAGAGCATGGAGCAACCATGGTTATTTTCTTAAGCACAGGGCTTCTTAAGGATCTCTCTAAAGAACTTGTCAAGGGAAGATACACTGAAGACACCCCTGCAGCTATTGTCTATAAGGCAACCTGGCCTGATGAGAAGATTATGCACTGTACTGTTGGAACTTTGTATGAAACCGCTAAGGAGAATAATGTTACAAAAACAGCTTTAATAATCGTTGGAGATGTTTTAGACAGTGAGTATTCCCTTTCACGCCTTTATGCCGATGACTTTTCAACAGAGTTCAGACAGGCTAAAAAATAA
- a CDS encoding bifunctional cobalt-precorrin-7 (C(5))-methyltransferase/cobalt-precorrin-6B (C(15))-methyltransferase, with protein sequence MKEINIIGMGMSEKTLTHEALELIHHADILIGAKRLINEFSKLNKPSFNAYLSDDILKIIEETDAEKIAILVSGDVGFYSAAEKLTDVLKDYNPNLITGISSVSYFFAKCSLPWKDANLISCHGIDTNIVSSVRRNRYTFALTGKNIPELQNELVKYGFGDLKVWVGENLGSEDEFINDCRIDDLCSREYGSLTVLIIDNPDFDSKSRTGIPDEEFIRGKVPMTKSEVRAVCASKLSIGPDDIAYDIGCGTGSVTIEMALSAYNGKVYAFDKKEEAISLLNENCIKFHIDNVEAICGLAPDCLKGLPTPDVAFIGGSSGNMDEIVNYLYQLNPNMRFVITAISIENAMAALDSLKDIGIEAEIVQVAVSKGKKIADLHMLIAQNPIFIISGDANE encoded by the coding sequence ATGAAGGAAATCAATATTATTGGAATGGGAATGAGTGAAAAGACACTCACTCATGAAGCTTTGGAACTCATTCACCATGCAGATATCTTAATTGGTGCAAAAAGATTAATCAATGAGTTTTCTAAACTTAATAAACCTAGTTTTAATGCTTATTTATCTGATGACATATTGAAAATAATAGAAGAAACCGATGCAGAAAAAATAGCAATTCTTGTTTCAGGAGATGTTGGCTTTTACAGTGCTGCGGAAAAACTGACAGATGTCCTAAAGGACTATAATCCTAATTTAATTACCGGAATCTCTTCAGTTTCCTACTTTTTTGCAAAATGCAGTCTTCCTTGGAAGGATGCAAATCTGATAAGCTGTCATGGGATAGATACAAATATAGTTTCATCAGTTCGAAGAAACAGGTATACCTTTGCATTAACAGGCAAAAACATTCCAGAATTGCAAAATGAATTGGTTAAATATGGCTTTGGCGATTTGAAGGTTTGGGTTGGAGAGAACTTAGGTTCAGAAGACGAATTCATCAATGATTGCAGGATTGATGATTTATGCAGTAGGGAATATGGCTCATTAACTGTTTTGATTATTGACAACCCTGATTTTGATTCTAAATCAAGAACAGGCATTCCAGATGAGGAATTCATTAGGGGAAAAGTCCCAATGACAAAATCAGAGGTCCGTGCAGTATGCGCATCTAAACTCTCAATAGGTCCTGACGACATAGCTTATGACATTGGATGCGGAACAGGCTCTGTAACAATAGAAATGGCTTTATCAGCATACAATGGAAAGGTCTATGCCTTTGATAAGAAGGAAGAGGCAATTAGTCTCCTAAATGAAAACTGCATTAAATTCCATATTGATAATGTTGAAGCAATTTGCGGATTGGCGCCAGACTGCTTAAAGGGTCTTCCTACACCTGATGTGGCCTTTATTGGAGGTAGTTCTGGAAACATGGATGAAATAGTTAATTATCTCTATCAATTAAACCCAAATATGAGATTTGTCATAACTGCAATAAGCATTGAAAATGCAATGGCTGCATTGGATTCATTAAAAGATATTGGAATAGAAGCTGAAATAGTTCAGGTGGCTGTCTCTAAAGGCAAGAAAATTGCAGATTTGCATATGCTGATTGCTCAAAACCCAATATTTATCATAAGTGGTGATGCCAATGAATAG